The Ooceraea biroi isolate clonal line C1 chromosome 1, Obir_v5.4, whole genome shotgun sequence genome has a window encoding:
- the LOC105284756 gene encoding ubiquitin-like modifier-activating enzyme 1: MSSAEVAESSVDPPAKKRRVGAASTTGGADDEPTTTIITEMDMAKNGSTSTGRGGSASGAAAGRAPAEIDESLYSRQLYVLGHDAMRRMASSDVLISGLGGLGVEIAKNVILGGVKSVTLHDHALCRLADLGSQFYLTEADVGKNRAAACCQRLSELNNYVPTRHYSGPLSEDYIQQFKVVVLTETPLAEQLRISEITRANDIALIIADTRGLFSQVFCDFGDTFTVVDTNGEPPVSAMVASVSRDSEGVVTCLDDTRHGMEDGDYVTFSEIQGMTELNGCEPIKIKVLGPYTFSIGDTSRFSEYMRGGIVTQVKMPKTLRFTPLQTALKKPEFLITDFGKFDYPEQLHLAFLALHQYLTEKGKVPRSWNQADADEFIATTEQVKETYGFDTEINGELLRIFAKVSAGDLNPMNATIGGIVAQEVMKACSGKFHPIYQWLYFDAIECLPADRSELTEEDCCPTGSRYDSQVAVFGRKFQAKIGSLKYFVVGAGAIGCELLKNFAMIGVGADNGCVTVTDMDLIEKSNLNRQFLFRPSDVQRSKSSTAARVIKGMNPDMKVIAHENRVCPETEKIYNDDFFEVLDGVANALDNVNARIYMDRRCVYYRKPLLESGTLGTKGNTQVVVPFLTESYSSSQDPPEKSIPICTLKNFPNAIEHTLQWARDNFEGLFRQSAENAAQYISDPQFVERTLKLPGVQPLEVLESVKTALVEERPTTFADCAAWARCHWQEQYSNQIRQLLFNFPPDQVTSSGQPFWSGPKRCPDSLTFDVNDPLHMDYIVAAANLKAKVYGIPTNCDREEIAATLATVRVPEFAPKSGVKIAETDSQVQVSNGSGNIDHERLAQLQEELPKVEDLNGLTIYPQEFEKDDDTNFHIDFIVAASNLRAINYKISPADRHKSKLIAGKIIPAIATTTSVVGGLVCLELYKLTRGVRDLSLYKNGFVNLALPFFGFSEPIAAPKLKYYDIEWTLWDRFEVKGELTLKEFLDYFKENHNLEVTMLSQGICMLYSFFMAKLKCQERMGLLMSEVVKKVSKKKLEPHVRALVFELCCNDEDGNDVEVPYVRYTLP; the protein is encoded by the exons ATGTCTAGTGCTGAGGTGGCGGAGAGCTCCGTTGATCCCCCAGCCAAGAAGCGACGCGTTGGTGCTGCCAGCACGACGGGAGGAGCCGACGACGAGCCCACGACAACTATCATCACAGAGATGGACATGGCGAAGAACGGCTCCACGAGCACCGGCAGAGGCGGCTCCGCGAGCGGCGCCGCCGCCGGCCGGGCGCCCGCCGAGATCGACGAGAGCCTCTACTCACGGCAGCTCTACGTCCTCGGCCACGACGCCATGCGTCGCATGGCGTCCTCGGACGTGCTCATCTCCGGCCTGGGTGGTCTTGGTGTCGAGATCGCCAAGAACGTCATCCTTGGCGGCGTCAAGTCCGTCACGCTGCACGACCACGCTCTCTGCAGACTGGCCGATCTGGGCTCGCAGTTTTATCTCACCGAGGCGGACGTAG GTAAAAACCGTGCGGCCGCGTGCTGCCAGCGGTTGTCAGAGCTAAACAACTACGTGCCTACCCGTCACTACTCTGGTCCGTTGAGCGAGGATTACATTCAGCAGTTCAAGGTCGTGGTATTAACGGAGACACCGCTGGCTGAGCAGTTACGCATCTCAGAAATCACCCGTGCCAACGACATCGCTCTCATAATCGCCGATACCCGTGGCCTCTTCTCACAGGTGTTCTGCGATTTTGGTGACACCTTTACCGTGGTGGACACGAACGGCGAGCCACCAGTGAGCGCGATGGTCGCCAGCGTCTCTCGCGACAGCGAGGGTGTTGTCACTTGCTTGGACGATACGCGCCACGGTATGGAGGATGGCGACTACGTCACCTTCTCCGAGATACAGGGCATGACCGAGCTTAACGGCTGCGAGCCGATCAAGATCAAGGTGCTGGGACCGTACACGTTCAGCATCGGTGACACCTCCAG GTTCTCCGAATACATGCGTGGCGGCATTGTTACCCAAGTGAAGATGCCGAAAACCTTGCGCTTCACACCACTGCAGACGGCTCTGAAGAAGCCCGAGTTTCTCATCACCGACTTTGGCAAGTTCGATTATCCGGAGCAGCTGCATCTGGCCTTCCTGGCGTTGCACCAGTACCTGACCGAGAAAGGCAAGGTACCACGTTCATGGAATCAGGCGGACGCTGACGAGTTCATCGCGACTACCGAGCAAGTTAAGGAGACGTATGGTTTTGACACCGAGATCAATGGCGAGCTGCTGCGCATATTTGCCAAAGTGTCCGCCGGAGATCTGAACCCTATGAACGCCACGATTGGCGGTATCGTCGCCCAGGAGGTGATGAAAGCCTGCTCCGGCAAGTTCCACCCCATCTATCAATGGTTGTACTTCGATGCCATCGAATGTCTGCCTGCCGATCGCTCAGAGCTCACCGAGGAGGACTGTTGTCCCACGGGATCTCGTTATGATTCCCAG GTGGCTGTTTTTGGCCGGAAATTCCAGGCCAAGATCGGTAGCTTGAAGTATTTCGTGGTCGGTGCCGGCGCGATAGGTTGTGAATTGCTGAAGAATTTCGCGATGATCGGCGTGGGCGCGGACAACGGTTGCGTTACGGTGACAGACATGGATCTGATCGAAAAGTCCAATCTGAATCGACAGTTCCTGTTCAGGCCGTCAGACGTGCAGCGGTCCAAGTCTTCAACGGCAGCCCGGGTCATCAAGGGTATGAACCCTGACATGAAGGTGATCGCGCACGAGAATCGGGTGTGCCCGGAAACGGAAAAGATCTACAATGACGACTTCTTCGAGGTGTTGGACGGTGTAGCGAACGCGCTCGATAACGTGAACGCACGCATCTACATGGATCGCCGTTGCGTGTACTATCGTAAACCCCTGTTGGAGTCTGGCACTCTCGGCACCAAGGGTAACACCCAGGTGGTGGTGCCCTTCCTCACCGAGTCGTACAGCTCGTCGCAGGACCCGCCGGAGAAGAGCATCCCAATCTGCACGCTCAAGAACTTCCCCAACGCGATCGAGCACACTCTGCAGTGGGCGCGTGACAATTTCGAGGGTCTCTTCCGTCAATCCGCGGAGAACGCCGCGCAATACATCTCCGATCCGCAATTCGTCGAACGAACGCTCAAACTGCCCGGTGTGCAGCCCTTAGAAGTGCTCGAGTCCGTGAAGACAGCGCTGGTAGAAGAAAGGCCGACCACGTTTGCCGACTGCGCGGCGTGGGCCCGCTGCCACTGGCAGGAGCAGTACAGCAATCAGATCCGTCAGCTGTTATTCAATTTCCCACCGGACCAGGTGACTTCGAGCGGTCAGCCCTTCTGGTCCGGCCCGAAACGCTGCCCAGACTCGTTGACCTTTGACGTCAACGACCCCTTGCACATGGACTAcatcgtcgccgccgccaaTCTCAAGGCCAAGGTTTACGGCATACCCACGAACTGCGATAGAGAGGAGATCGCCGCGACCCTGGCTACTGTCAGGGTGCCTGAATTCGCGCCAAAATCTGGTGTAAAGATCGCCGAGACAGACTCACAG GTGCAAGTGTCAAATGGCAGTGGTAATATCGATCACGAGCGGCTAGCGCAGCTGCAGGAGGAGTTGCCGAAGGTGGAAGACTTGAACGGCCTGACAATCTATCCGCAAGAATTCGAAAAGGACGACGACACCAACTTCCACATAGACTTCATCGTTGCGGCATCGAATTTACGCGCCATTAACTACAAGATCTCGCCGGCCGACCGGCACAAGAGCAAACTGATCGCTGGCAAGATCATCCCTGCAATCGCCACCACTACCTCGGTGGTGGGTGGTCTCGTCTGCCTGGAGTTGTACAAGCTGACGCGCGGTGTGCGCGATCTGTCGCTCTACAAGAACGGCTTCGTGAATCTGGCGCTACCGTTCTTCGGCTTCAGCGAGCCGATCGCCGCGCCGAAGCTCAAGTACTACGACATCGAGTGGACGCTGTGGGACCGCTTCGAGGTGAAGGGCGAGCTGACGCTGAAGGAGTTCCTCGACTACTTCAAGGAAAATCACAATCTCGAGGTGACCATGCTGTCGCAGGGCATCTGCATGCTCTACTCGTTCTTCATGGCGAAGCTCAAGTGTCAGGAGCGCATGGGACTGCTCATGTCGGAAGTAGTGAAGAAGGTGTCGAAGAAGAAGCTAGAACCCCACGTGCGCGCTCTCGTGTTCGAGCTGTGCTGCAACGACGAGGACGGGAACGACGTCGAGGTGCCGTACGTGCGCTATACCTTGCCCTGA
- the LOC105284755 gene encoding transmembrane protein 165, translating to MHISKHRAMEIERLICACCFITIFYLSVVAGEIEPRYDEKLHIATSTKSPDSASEKSDRLGFLHAVVASLSVIVVSELGDKTFFIAAIMAMKHTRLTVLLGAISALALMTILSVVFGYAATIIPRVYTYYISTLLFALFGLKMLRDGYYMSPSEGQDELEEVQTDLRKRDDEYDKQTASTVLQDPESGVIIRKHTKTSAFMLISKIYLQAFTLTFLAEWGDRSQLTTIILAAREDVYGVVLGGILGHLFCTSLAVLGGRIIAQKISVRTVTIIGGFVFLLFALSALFINPVEEV from the exons ATGCATATTTCGAAGCATCGCGCGATGGAGATTGAGCGTTTAATTTGCGCTTGTTGCTTCATTACGATATTTTACCTCTCGGTGGTCGCCGGTGAGATAGAGCCGCGTTACGATGAGAAACTTCACATTGCAACATCAACG aaatctCCAGACTCTGCATCTGAGAAGTCTGACAGATTGGGTTTCCTGCATGCAGTCGTCGCATCTTTATCGGTCATCGTAGTATCGGAATTAGGCGATAAAACGTTTTTTATTGCTGCCATTATGGCAATGAAACATACAAGACTGACTGTATTATTAGGAGCAATAAGTGCTCTTGCGCTGATGACTATTCTGTCAG TGGTGTTCGGATATGCAGCTACAATAATTCCTCGCGTGTATACCTATTATATCTCCACCCTTTTGTTCGCCTTGTTTGGATTGAAAATGTTACGAGATGGATACTATATGTCACCTTCCGAAGGACAAGATGAATTAGAAGAGGTTCAAACGGACCTGAGGAAAAGAGACGACGAG TACGATAAGCAGACAGCGAGTACCGTACTTCAGGATCCCGAATCCGGAGTAATAATACGAAAGCACACGAAAACCAGCGCGTTCATGCTGATTTCGAAGATATACCTTCAGGCATTCACTCTCACCTTCCTCGCGGAATGGGGTGACCGTTCTCAATTAACGACCATTATCCTCGCGGCAAGAGAG gATGTTTACGGAGTTGTATTGGGCGGAATATTAGGCCACTTGTTCTGCACAAGCTTAGCGGTACTGGGAGGACGTATAATAGCGCAAAAGATATCCGTGAGAACAG TGACTATCATTGGAGGCTTCGTGTTCCTATTGTTCGCCTTATCGGCGCTCTTCATCAATCCTGTGGAAGAAGTTTGA